In Rhineura floridana isolate rRhiFlo1 chromosome 1, rRhiFlo1.hap2, whole genome shotgun sequence, the following proteins share a genomic window:
- the LOC133375557 gene encoding leucine carboxyl methyltransferase 1-like, producing the protein MASTSWDPDILNEALRGTCNDASLCKRYAVNIGYWKDPYIAYFVRQPKERKAPEISRGYYARVQGVGRLLKAFLQKTGCNCQILNLGTGMDTLFWKLKDENLLPRKYFEVDFPSIVTRKIHNIKSKPSLSKPIMESHSGESLLIDAHSLDSSRYAIIGADLRDLPKLEDKLKKCNIDPHLPTLLVTECVLIYMTRQHSASLLRWLAGLFQTAMFINYEQVNMSDHFGQIMIDNLQSRQCNLVGVDDCRTLDTQKEQFLLNGWETANAVDMIKAYNCLPKDDVKGIEALEFLDEKELLEQLMQHYCLCWATKDSGNLGLAEIAL; encoded by the coding sequence ATGGCAAGCACCTCCTGGGACCCGGACATCCTCAACGAGGCCCTGAGGGGCACCTGCAACGATGCCTCCCTCTGCAAGCGATATGCAGTAAACATTGGCTACTGGAAGGACCCTTACATTGCTTATTTTGTGAGGCAGCCCAAAGAAAGGAAGGCGCCTGAAATCAGTCGTGGATATTATGCCCGAGTCCAGGGAGTTGGCCGCTTACTTAAGGCTTTCTTGCAGAAGACTGGATGCAACTGCCAAATTCTAAACCTTGGCACTGGCATGGACACCCTGTTCTGGAAATTAAAGGATGAGAATTTGCTTCCAAGAAAATACTTTGAAGTTGATTTTCCATCTATAGTCACAAGGAAAATCCACAACATCAAATCAAAACCTTCCTTGTCAAAACCAATTATGGAAAGCCATTCAGGGGAGTCTCTCCTAATAGATGCTCACAGCCTGGACTCCAGCAGATATGCCATCATTGGTGCAGATCTCCGAGACCTGCCAAAGCTAGAGGACAAACTGAAGAAGTGCAACATAGATCCACATTTGCCGACTCTCCTTGTGACAGAATGCGTCCTGATCTACATGACGCGACAGCATTCTGCAAGCCTCCTCAGGTGGCTGGCTGGGTTGTTCCAGACTGCCATGTTCATTAACTATGAGCAGGTGAATATGTCTGATCACTTTGGGCAGATCATGATTGACAACTTGCAGAGCAGACAGTGCAACCTGGTCGGTGTGGATGACTGCAGAACTCTGGATACCCAGAAGGAACAGTTTCTGCTAAATGGCTGGGAAACAGCAAATGCCGTAGACATGATAAAAGCCTACAACTGCTTACCAAAAGACGATGTCAAAGGAATAGAAGCACTTGAGTTCCTTGACGAGAAGGAGCTACTTGAACAACTCATGCAGCATTACTGTCTGTGCTGGGCCACCAAGGACTCCGGCAACCTGGGTCTTGCAGAGATTGCTCTGTGA